From a region of the Triticum aestivum cultivar Chinese Spring chromosome 7D, IWGSC CS RefSeq v2.1, whole genome shotgun sequence genome:
- the LOC123168042 gene encoding uncharacterized protein → MAGRQPDHEDQQRLAGNKRGALIVAMRETAAMSPMDGLAYLDGLLNALATADEGKAEATLGYKEAFEVQKRLLECQDEARALQEKAEDCLVRMKLAAKTAEEAWNEGKHLEGFEAAYLAMKVAREKEGLLKEREILTKKLELARLDRELVLGMNVR, encoded by the exons ATGGCGGGGAGGCAGCCGGACCATGAAGACCAACAGCGGTTGGCGGGCAACAAGCGGGGCGCCCTAATAGTAGCGATGAGGGAGACGGCAGCGATGAGTCCCATGGATGGCCTAG CATATCTTGATGGCCTACTCAACGCCTTGGCCACCGCCGACGAAGGCAAGGCCGAGGCCACTCTGGGCTACAAGGAGGCATTTGAGGTGCAGAAGAGGCTACTGGAGTGTCAGGACGAGGCGAGGGCCCTGCAGGAGAAGGCGGAGGACTGCCTGGTTAGGATGAAGCTCGCAGCCAAGACGGCGGAGGAGGCATGGAACGAGGGGAAACATCTGGAAGGCTTCGAGGCCGCCTACCTCGCCATGAAGGTGGCACGGGAGAAGGAGGGGCTTCTGAAAGAGCGTGAGATCCTCACCAAGAAGCTTGAGCTTGCCCGGTTGGACAGAGAGTTGGTTCTCGGCATGAATGTGCGGTAA